The following proteins are co-located in the Gloeocapsa sp. PCC 7428 genome:
- a CDS encoding GAF domain-containing sensor histidine kinase — MIHPEDLSFRGTLPLPVFKQLGQLLHQMAQIAETEVVVLTQDILLSIPVPQKKQQFIVIISQGFSALLLGFPEEPEQSNIQNSVKMPDPDDAAYIFSLPAEFLSFDVQESLIDVNLTFDRDAIANFLHQLSYKLQHDFQASQTLAQYCQSLQPNDARLQSYFTLLLLSIFNKEKAAAPQAEHPSVSVCQPVEDALKEQIAHERLLNQLTSQIRQSLDLSVILSTAVSHVRDFLQLDRLMIYQFAQDSDREWIATSSQVLPRSDTWQKHSGCVVYEARAAESIPSMLNYREAGCFIPTSQCWEKYRKGFTLAVDDIEKTYVLSQCLLEFLRASQVRAKLAAPIVLQEKLWGLLIAHQCHDRHWRDSEKNLLQRIAEQLAIAINQAELMQSLTREKQLLEQRVSERTQALQDALIAAQAANRAKSEFLATMSHELRSPLTTIIGLSATLLRWSFGQLTERQRQYLDTIHNSGEHLLALINDILTLSEVEAGKTLLEKSEFSLSAIAEASMQSFRSIAARQAVDLCLDLRIDASRDRIIADFKRVQQILWNLLSNAVKFTPAGGRVILRSWREHNIAVFQVEDTGIGIPTDQLPLLFEKFQQLDTPYRRQYEGTGLGLALTKHLVELHQGRIEVESVVGNGSIFTVWLPGVEG, encoded by the coding sequence ATGATCCACCCTGAAGATTTGAGCTTTCGTGGCACTTTGCCCTTACCTGTTTTTAAGCAACTCGGGCAGTTACTGCATCAAATGGCTCAAATCGCGGAAACGGAAGTTGTGGTGCTGACACAAGACATCCTTTTATCAATTCCTGTTCCTCAGAAGAAGCAACAATTTATCGTCATCATATCTCAAGGATTTAGTGCGCTGCTGTTGGGATTTCCAGAGGAACCTGAACAATCAAACATTCAGAATTCAGTTAAAATGCCAGATCCTGATGATGCCGCATACATCTTTTCGCTACCTGCTGAATTTTTATCATTTGATGTGCAAGAGTCGCTCATCGATGTCAATCTAACATTTGACCGCGATGCGATCGCCAATTTCCTACACCAACTCAGTTACAAGCTTCAGCACGACTTTCAAGCGTCCCAAACACTAGCGCAGTACTGTCAAAGCCTACAACCAAATGATGCCAGGCTGCAAAGTTACTTTACACTTTTATTGTTATCTATCTTCAATAAAGAGAAAGCGGCTGCGCCACAAGCCGAACATCCTTCTGTATCTGTCTGTCAACCTGTAGAAGATGCGCTTAAAGAGCAAATTGCGCACGAACGCCTATTGAACCAACTTACAAGTCAAATTCGTCAAAGTTTAGATTTATCAGTCATCCTTTCCACCGCAGTGAGTCACGTCCGTGATTTTCTGCAATTGGATCGCTTGATGATTTATCAGTTTGCACAAGATAGCGATCGCGAATGGATTGCGACATCATCACAGGTGCTTCCTCGTAGCGATACCTGGCAAAAACATTCAGGTTGTGTTGTGTATGAAGCCCGTGCAGCCGAATCGATTCCATCAATGTTAAATTACCGTGAAGCAGGATGTTTTATTCCAACTTCGCAATGTTGGGAGAAGTATCGCAAAGGCTTTACACTCGCTGTCGATGATATTGAAAAAACTTATGTCCTTTCGCAGTGTCTTCTAGAGTTTTTGCGCGCGAGTCAAGTACGTGCAAAGCTAGCAGCACCCATTGTCTTGCAAGAAAAACTGTGGGGGTTACTGATCGCGCATCAATGTCACGATCGTCACTGGCGTGACAGTGAAAAAAACCTACTGCAAAGAATCGCGGAACAACTAGCGATCGCGATCAACCAAGCCGAATTAATGCAATCTTTAACACGCGAAAAACAATTACTCGAACAACGAGTTTCAGAACGTACGCAAGCGCTGCAAGATGCTTTAATCGCCGCCCAAGCCGCAAACCGTGCCAAAAGCGAATTCTTAGCGACGATGAGTCACGAATTGCGATCGCCACTGACAACGATTATCGGGTTATCTGCGACACTGTTACGTTGGTCTTTTGGTCAATTAACCGAGCGTCAGCGCCAATATCTAGACACTATTCACAACAGCGGCGAACATTTATTAGCGTTGATCAACGATATTTTGACATTATCCGAAGTGGAAGCGGGTAAGACACTGTTAGAGAAAAGCGAGTTTTCCTTAAGCGCGATCGCCGAAGCGAGTATGCAATCTTTTAGAAGTATCGCAGCACGGCAAGCGGTCGATCTTTGTTTAGATTTAAGAATTGACGCGTCGCGCGATCGCATCATCGCAGACTTTAAACGCGTGCAACAAATTCTCTGGAATCTTCTTAGCAATGCGGTAAAATTTACTCCAGCTGGCGGGCGAGTGATTTTACGTTCTTGGCGAGAGCACAACATCGCTGTCTTTCAAGTTGAAGATACAGGGATTGGCATTCCAACAGATCAGTTACCACTACTATTTGAGAAATTCCAACAGCTAGATACACCATACCGCCGTCAATACGAAGGAACAGGGCTAGGTTTAGCCCTCACCAAGCACCTAGTAGAACTTCACCAAGGACGTATCGAAGTCGAATCAGTTGTCGGTAATGGTTCAATTTTTACAGTTTGGTTGCCAGGAGTCGAGGGCTGA
- a CDS encoding N-acetylmannosamine-6-phosphate 2-epimerase has protein sequence MADDNSIIAKFKQGLIVSCQAPVDSPLHEPTVIAAIAQAAENQGAVSVRIDTPAHVSAVKQRCTVPIIGLWKQQILGYDVYITPQFHHAVAIAQAGADIIAIDATQRQRPEGETLTSLIQQIHHELGKPVMADVDTIESAIAAVAAGADIVGTTLYGYTQETAHLSPPGLELLTQMVEKLAVPVICEGGISSPQMARQALDLGAYAVVVGTAITGIDYLVKAYRSAIS, from the coding sequence ATGGCTGATGATAATAGTATAATTGCAAAATTTAAGCAAGGTTTAATTGTTTCGTGTCAAGCGCCAGTTGACTCGCCATTACACGAGCCGACAGTTATCGCCGCGATCGCACAAGCGGCGGAGAATCAAGGAGCCGTAAGCGTCAGAATTGATACACCTGCACACGTGAGTGCAGTCAAACAGCGCTGTACAGTACCCATCATTGGGTTGTGGAAACAACAAATTTTAGGCTATGACGTATACATAACGCCACAGTTTCACCATGCAGTCGCGATCGCGCAAGCCGGAGCCGATATTATCGCTATTGACGCTACACAACGCCAGCGCCCAGAGGGAGAAACGCTGACTTCTTTAATTCAACAAATTCACCACGAACTTGGTAAACCTGTCATGGCAGATGTCGATACGATTGAATCAGCGATCGCGGCGGTTGCTGCGGGTGCAGATATTGTCGGAACGACGCTCTACGGCTACACGCAAGAAACTGCGCACCTATCTCCACCTGGCTTGGAACTGTTAACGCAAATGGTAGAAAAACTCGCAGTTCCAGTAATTTGTGAAGGCGGTATTTCTTCTCCTCAAATGGCACGCCAAGCACTCGATCTCGGAGCCTACGCCGTCGTTGTCGGAACAGCCATCACAGGAATTGATTATTTGGTAAAGGCATATCGATCGGCGATTAGTTAG
- a CDS encoding metallophosphoesterase gives MPLKRRQFVFLSGISGFGLAFLSKIQRHSSEYTSCRLHQRNPNLNLVSQTQPLTSAPILRFVSLADTGTGAKGQYAVAQAMTQYHKQNVFDLAILAGDNIYNDGEIEKIGAVFERPYEPLLKQGVKFRACLGNHDIRTANGDPQVKYPGFNMQGRYYTFRRDAVHFFALDTNNNADWTSQLPWLETELSRSDAPWKIVFGHHQIYSSGHYGENQKLIKELTPLFQKHNVQLYINGHDHDYERTREINGTTYLTCGAGAGVRPVGRSEWTEHSAEKLSFAAYEVYRDRIEISAIDTKNKVFDRGVVQL, from the coding sequence ATGCCCCTCAAGCGTCGTCAGTTTGTCTTTCTCAGTGGTATTAGTGGTTTTGGTTTAGCTTTCTTGAGTAAAATTCAGCGTCACAGCAGCGAATACACTTCGTGTAGGCTTCACCAACGCAACCCTAATCTCAACTTAGTGTCTCAAACTCAACCGCTTACATCCGCACCAATTTTACGATTTGTTTCGCTAGCTGACACAGGAACCGGAGCCAAAGGTCAATACGCAGTTGCGCAAGCAATGACACAATACCACAAACAAAATGTTTTCGATTTAGCCATTTTAGCTGGAGATAATATTTACAATGATGGCGAAATCGAAAAAATAGGCGCAGTTTTTGAACGCCCATATGAACCTTTATTAAAACAAGGCGTTAAATTTCGTGCGTGTTTAGGAAATCACGATATTCGCACCGCAAATGGCGATCCGCAAGTCAAGTATCCAGGGTTTAATATGCAAGGGCGCTATTACACCTTCCGGCGTGATGCCGTGCATTTTTTTGCTTTAGATACTAATAATAATGCTGATTGGACATCACAATTACCTTGGCTAGAAACCGAACTCAGTCGCAGTGATGCACCTTGGAAAATTGTCTTTGGACATCACCAGATTTATTCTTCTGGTCATTATGGCGAAAATCAAAAGTTAATCAAAGAATTAACTCCGCTTTTTCAAAAACACAACGTGCAATTATACATTAACGGACACGATCACGATTATGAACGTACTCGTGAAATTAATGGTACAACTTATTTAACTTGTGGTGCTGGTGCTGGAGTTCGCCCCGTAGGACGTTCGGAATGGACAGAACATTCTGCTGAAAAACTTAGCTTCGCAGCGTACGAAGTGTATCGCGATCGCATCGAAATTTCTGCCATTGATACTAAAAACAAAGTTTTTGATCGCGGTGTAGTTCAATTATAA
- a CDS encoding DNA adenine methylase: protein MLTQEPSYPKPFLKWAGGKTKLIQQYVSLFPQKFINYYEPFLGGGAVFFYLYNNYALSSAFLSDINPELINTYLCIKHDVESVISLLEQHRRKHNQEYYYYMRSYITENSVERAARLIYLNRTCFNGLYRENSKGEFNVPMGKYKNPQICHSELLRAVAKALQVAQIEVRPFETVLSYAKSPEDFVYFDPPYYPLSQTSNFTAYSRDAFNEDDQIKLKNVCVELAQRGVKIMQSNSDCPFIRELYKDFKIYEIQAARAINSNATKRGKISEVLITT, encoded by the coding sequence ATGTTAACTCAAGAGCCTAGTTACCCAAAACCATTTTTGAAGTGGGCGGGTGGTAAAACTAAGTTAATTCAGCAATATGTCTCTTTGTTTCCACAAAAGTTTATCAACTACTATGAGCCTTTTTTAGGAGGCGGTGCTGTCTTTTTTTATTTGTATAATAATTACGCATTGAGTTCAGCGTTTCTCTCAGATATTAATCCTGAGCTAATTAACACGTATCTATGTATAAAACATGATGTTGAATCTGTTATTTCTTTATTAGAGCAGCATAGGAGAAAACACAATCAGGAATACTACTATTATATGCGCTCTTATATTACCGAGAATTCTGTAGAGAGAGCCGCACGATTAATTTATTTAAATAGAACTTGCTTTAATGGCTTATATCGTGAAAATTCTAAAGGTGAATTCAATGTGCCGATGGGAAAATACAAAAATCCGCAAATCTGTCATTCGGAATTATTGCGTGCTGTGGCAAAAGCATTACAAGTAGCTCAAATAGAAGTCAGACCGTTTGAAACAGTTTTGAGTTATGCTAAAAGCCCTGAAGATTTTGTATATTTCGATCCTCCTTATTATCCGCTAAGTCAAACTAGCAACTTTACTGCTTACAGTCGCGATGCTTTTAATGAAGACGATCAGATTAAACTGAAAAATGTCTGTGTGGAGTTAGCGCAAAGAGGGGTAAAAATAATGCAATCCAATTCGGATTGTCCTTTTATCAGAGAACTCTACAAAGATTTTAAAATTTATGAAATTCAAGCTGCTAGAGCAATTAACTCAAATGCCACCAAACGGGGGAAAATTTCAGAAGTATTAATTACTACATAA
- a CDS encoding DUF751 family protein, whose amino-acid sequence MFDGFWQNISRYPRYFITIILGVFLNAFAPLAPLFKRPVTAIALIGVFIGMVVFVTFTLRAMLGIDPI is encoded by the coding sequence ATGTTTGATGGATTTTGGCAAAACATCTCGCGCTACCCCCGCTATTTTATTACGATTATTCTAGGGGTATTTTTAAACGCATTTGCACCGTTAGCACCGTTATTTAAGCGCCCAGTCACCGCGATCGCACTCATTGGCGTATTCATTGGGATGGTTGTTTTCGTCACGTTTACGCTGCGTGCCATGCTAGGGATAGATCCCATTTAA
- the rbfA gene encoding 30S ribosome-binding factor RbfA: protein MATSRRVSRVAELIKREVSQMLLHDIKDDRVGAGMVSVTDVDVSGDLQHAKIFVSIYGTDEARAETMAGLKSATGYIRSELGQRVRLRRTPEIVFQEDRSIERGNRVLSLINQLNQNRQIDDAVAIEDVDEFDDDE, encoded by the coding sequence ATGGCTACTAGTCGTCGCGTTTCTCGCGTTGCCGAATTAATCAAACGCGAAGTCAGCCAAATGCTACTCCACGACATCAAAGACGATCGCGTGGGAGCAGGAATGGTGAGTGTCACAGACGTTGATGTTTCAGGCGATCTTCAACACGCCAAAATCTTTGTCAGTATCTACGGTACTGATGAAGCACGAGCAGAAACAATGGCAGGCTTAAAATCCGCAACTGGATACATCCGTAGTGAATTAGGGCAAAGAGTTCGCTTACGGCGAACTCCAGAAATTGTCTTTCAAGAAGATCGTTCAATTGAGCGCGGTAACAGAGTTTTATCGCTAATCAATCAGCTTAATCAAAATCGTCAAATTGATGATGCAGTCGCAATCGAAGATGTTGATGAATTTGATGATGATGAATAA
- a CDS encoding glycoside hydrolase family 3 N-terminal domain-containing protein: MRSLPDINSLSLAEQVAQMVVVRASGYLFDHQIQYPQWEPPAVKLQYWLEQLGVGGVILLGGSAGEIALRSQQLQTWAKFPLLIAADIEEGVGQRFSGATEFPPPMALSAIAQRDLARAIQYASQMGAVTAQEALAIGINWVLAPVVDVNNNPANPVINVRAFGETPEIVSHLSTAFLQGAKKFSVLTAAKHFPGHGDTATDSHLDLPILPHSPERLAKIELPPFQAAIAAGVDAVMSAHLLIPAWDSEYPATLSQKILTQQLRKQLGFDGLIVTDALIMGAIANRYGTEEAAVLAVEAGADILLMPLEPEAAIQAVCEAVARDRVSEDRIRASVERIWHAKQQIEYATPRLSELAQPSAVAAVNAIVRETQVVSGSVPIRTDSPSDNLRNLIVVDNLLNCHFLSEISPAIALPKRFGYTTEIVDCHTSATDFDCRQATLLQLFIRGNPFRGSAGLTQVAQDLFKRLLQLGNLQALIVYGSPYIVEEFMPGLPTTVPCLFSYGQMPAAQLTIMNTLFNV, encoded by the coding sequence ATGCGATCGCTTCCTGATATCAATAGCCTTTCGCTTGCCGAACAAGTTGCTCAAATGGTTGTTGTTCGGGCTTCTGGCTATTTGTTCGATCACCAAATTCAGTATCCGCAGTGGGAACCGCCCGCAGTCAAGTTGCAATATTGGCTAGAACAACTTGGCGTAGGTGGCGTTATTTTGTTAGGGGGCAGTGCTGGAGAAATCGCGCTACGATCGCAACAACTGCAAACTTGGGCAAAATTTCCTTTACTGATCGCCGCCGATATTGAAGAAGGTGTAGGACAAAGATTTTCGGGTGCAACGGAGTTTCCGCCGCCCATGGCGCTGAGTGCGATCGCCCAACGAGATCTCGCACGTGCCATACAATACGCATCGCAAATGGGTGCTGTCACCGCACAAGAAGCGTTAGCAATCGGCATTAATTGGGTATTAGCGCCAGTCGTGGATGTCAATAACAATCCAGCAAACCCTGTCATTAACGTTCGCGCGTTTGGCGAAACTCCAGAAATTGTCAGTCATTTATCGACAGCTTTTCTTCAAGGCGCTAAAAAATTCTCCGTACTTACCGCCGCCAAGCATTTTCCAGGACACGGCGACACCGCCACAGATTCGCATCTCGATTTACCCATACTGCCACATTCGCCTGAAAGATTAGCAAAAATTGAATTACCACCATTTCAAGCTGCGATCGCCGCTGGCGTTGATGCAGTGATGAGCGCACATCTGTTGATTCCCGCTTGGGATAGCGAATACCCCGCGACACTCTCGCAAAAAATCTTAACGCAACAATTGCGCAAACAGTTAGGATTTGACGGATTAATTGTCACTGATGCGTTAATTATGGGCGCGATCGCTAACCGCTACGGAACCGAAGAAGCCGCCGTTTTAGCCGTAGAAGCCGGCGCAGATATTTTATTAATGCCTCTCGAACCCGAAGCCGCAATTCAAGCCGTATGCGAAGCAGTTGCACGCGATCGCGTTTCTGAAGATCGAATTCGTGCTTCTGTAGAACGGATTTGGCACGCTAAGCAACAAATTGAGTATGCCACTCCCCGATTGTCCGAATTAGCACAACCTTCAGCAGTAGCCGCAGTGAACGCGATTGTGCGCGAAACGCAGGTTGTCTCTGGTTCTGTGCCAATCCGCACCGACTCTCCTTCAGATAATCTACGTAACTTAATTGTTGTTGATAATCTACTTAACTGTCATTTTTTAAGTGAAATTAGTCCTGCGATCGCGCTGCCAAAACGGTTTGGTTATACAACTGAAATTGTTGATTGTCATACTTCAGCCACAGATTTTGATTGCCGTCAAGCCACCTTGTTACAGTTATTTATCCGTGGTAATCCGTTTCGAGGTAGCGCCGGTTTAACGCAAGTAGCCCAGGATTTGTTTAAGCGATTATTACAATTAGGAAATTTGCAAGCCTTAATCGTCTACGGTAGTCCCTACATAGTTGAAGAGTTTATGCCAGGCTTACCCACAACCGTACCTTGTTTATTTTCTTATGGGCAAATGCCTGCGGCTCAATTAACAATTATGAATACTTTATTCAATGTATAA
- a CDS encoding DUF4327 family protein, with protein sequence MSVNTLPPVRYSLDVIQDEVRRLVQKGVISRQQPIYTLCQFIPPREWVCLEGELEKCDFLLRDRIGDLLGHEEWDND encoded by the coding sequence ATGAGTGTGAATACATTGCCACCTGTTCGGTACTCGTTAGACGTGATTCAAGACGAGGTGCGTCGTCTGGTGCAAAAAGGAGTGATCAGCCGTCAACAACCAATCTACACATTGTGCCAATTCATTCCGCCCCGCGAATGGGTTTGTCTGGAAGGAGAACTAGAAAAATGCGATTTCCTGCTACGCGATCGCATTGGCGATCTTCTAGGTCACGAGGAATGGGACAACGATTAA
- a CDS encoding cation diffusion facilitator family transporter, giving the protein MVRDRRATVQKVLLITLILNLFVMTLKAVVGWWSGSLSLQADALHSVTDGANNILGLIASRFSSPQPDRDHPYGHLKFEAVGALGIAAFLGIACFEILQSAIERILNEGEPVRISSSELWLLLIVLGVNIFVAFYERTVGQRVGSPILIADAKHTMSDVWVTITVLAGLVGIWQGNVLNLPQLQWLDVILAFPVALLVFKSGWSVLKENLPWLVDEMAIAPEAIYKLVMQVPGVINCHDIASRGVVGRQVFIEMHLIVDAIDVETAHKITEEVEAKLIEKFSPVRISIHIEPPDYQSDRISYEAKS; this is encoded by the coding sequence ATGGTTAGAGATCGCCGTGCAACGGTGCAAAAGGTGTTACTCATCACGCTGATACTCAATCTATTCGTAATGACATTAAAAGCTGTCGTGGGTTGGTGGAGTGGTTCCCTAAGCTTACAGGCTGATGCATTACATAGCGTGACAGATGGCGCTAATAATATCTTAGGACTAATTGCCAGTCGTTTTTCGTCACCTCAACCCGATCGCGACCACCCTTACGGACATCTCAAATTTGAAGCTGTAGGTGCGTTAGGAATTGCTGCGTTTTTAGGTATTGCTTGCTTTGAAATTCTTCAGAGTGCGATTGAGCGAATTCTCAATGAGGGTGAACCTGTAAGGATATCCTCGTCAGAATTATGGTTACTGCTAATTGTACTCGGTGTTAATATCTTTGTTGCCTTCTACGAACGTACCGTCGGTCAACGCGTAGGTAGTCCAATTTTAATTGCTGACGCCAAGCATACAATGAGCGATGTTTGGGTAACGATTACTGTACTTGCTGGATTAGTTGGGATATGGCAAGGAAACGTTTTAAACTTGCCACAACTGCAATGGTTGGATGTAATTTTAGCTTTTCCGGTAGCGTTACTCGTCTTTAAAAGTGGTTGGTCAGTACTCAAAGAAAATCTACCTTGGCTTGTCGATGAAATGGCGATCGCACCCGAAGCAATTTATAAACTTGTCATGCAAGTTCCTGGTGTCATTAACTGTCACGATATTGCCTCAAGAGGCGTTGTCGGGCGACAAGTTTTTATTGAAATGCATTTAATCGTTGATGCAATAGACGTAGAAACAGCGCATAAAATAACTGAAGAAGTTGAAGCTAAGCTCATAGAAAAATTTAGCCCTGTACGCATTTCTATTCATATTGAACCGCCGGATTATCAAAGCGATCGCATCAGCTATGAAGCTAAATCATAA
- a CDS encoding ester cyclase: protein MSLEQNKSIVLQAYEAFDRGDIETGKALIASDITGCVMGSYTLKGADAFFEYALKMRDAFPDGRHTFEDAIAEDDKVVTRGMFSGTHLAEIMGVPPTGKQVTFSVVHIDRVVNGQVVEHWGQADVMALMQQLGIVNSPALRAS from the coding sequence ATGTCATTAGAACAGAATAAATCAATTGTCCTACAAGCCTATGAAGCTTTTGATCGCGGAGATATCGAAACAGGTAAAGCGTTAATCGCTTCGGATATCACTGGCTGCGTAATGGGGAGTTACACACTTAAGGGGGCTGATGCTTTCTTCGAGTATGCGCTAAAAATGCGTGATGCTTTTCCTGATGGTCGCCACACGTTTGAAGATGCGATCGCTGAAGATGATAAAGTCGTTACGCGTGGAATGTTCAGTGGAACTCATTTGGCAGAAATTATGGGTGTTCCTCCAACAGGAAAACAGGTGACATTTTCAGTCGTTCATATCGATCGCGTCGTCAATGGTCAAGTTGTGGAACATTGGGGGCAAGCTGATGTGATGGCTTTAATGCAACAGTTAGGTATAGTGAACTCTCCTGCATTACGTGCAAGTTAA
- a CDS encoding Crp/Fnr family transcriptional regulator — translation MYEPFYKFIQQLSPDFKVDVVRIEPLLKSKLIYKGEFLFRENDICEFVGFTLKGFLRTFFIKDGKEYTLFFHPEHRSVGDYESFRKQKPACFSCQAIEDSEVLLVNHQVLNAFEELPDGQKLLRLHAENLAFMLRDKLLSLFRDSPEQRYLDLIQTEPELQRIPQYYLASYLGIEPESLSRLKRRIYQKRNS, via the coding sequence ATGTATGAACCATTTTATAAATTTATCCAACAGCTTTCGCCTGACTTTAAAGTGGATGTTGTGCGTATTGAACCGCTGCTCAAGTCAAAATTAATTTATAAGGGAGAATTTCTGTTTCGGGAAAATGATATTTGTGAATTTGTTGGCTTCACACTAAAAGGTTTTCTGAGAACCTTTTTTATAAAAGATGGAAAAGAATATACTCTATTTTTTCACCCTGAACACCGATCAGTAGGTGATTATGAAAGTTTTCGCAAACAAAAACCTGCGTGTTTCTCATGTCAGGCTATTGAAGATTCAGAAGTTTTGCTCGTCAACCATCAAGTACTTAATGCTTTTGAAGAATTACCAGACGGTCAAAAATTATTGAGACTTCATGCAGAGAATCTCGCGTTTATGCTACGAGACAAATTGCTTTCTCTTTTTAGAGATTCGCCAGAACAGCGCTATCTAGACCTAATTCAAACGGAACCAGAGTTGCAGCGTATTCCTCAATATTATTTAGCATCGTATCTTGGTATTGAGCCTGAATCACTAAGCCGATTGAAACGGAGAATTTACCAGAAAAGAAATTCTTAA
- a CDS encoding TIGR02391 family protein encodes MAFDDLYPQIVQRCRQLFETGQYDNAIFDAMKTVEEEIRSRAGATPTDLGVNLVSKVMNPNQPKLIFSSVSAEQEAAHSIYRGAIASFKNPLSHRFLNNCDPIKTFEILSFASLLMRMLDDATVAPSNTTTV; translated from the coding sequence TTGGCGTTTGATGATCTTTATCCCCAAATTGTTCAAAGATGTCGGCAACTTTTTGAAACTGGTCAGTATGATAACGCAATCTTTGACGCGATGAAAACGGTTGAAGAAGAGATCCGTAGCAGAGCAGGTGCAACTCCTACTGATTTGGGAGTAAATCTTGTTTCTAAGGTTATGAATCCCAACCAACCCAAACTGATCTTTAGTTCCGTTAGTGCTGAACAAGAAGCTGCTCACTCGATATATAGAGGCGCAATTGCCAGTTTCAAGAATCCACTCAGCCATCGATTTCTAAACAATTGTGACCCAATCAAGACTTTTGAAATCCTCAGTTTTGCCAGTTTGCTAATGCGTATGCTTGATGATGCAACTGTCGCACCGTCAAATACAACTACTGTATAA
- a CDS encoding class I SAM-dependent methyltransferase, producing MYDDIASLYHLVYPDWNEAIKQQGSALNGVVSNFLGSVPLSILDVSCGIGTQALGLAALGHNVTASDLSAAAVARAHKEALSRGLEMTFKVADMRQCAQMHGSGFDVVLSADNSLPHLPGDEIRVALQGFYQCLRHDGVAIVSLREYLEDEDRSSPQMWSYGFRYDGSDRYFVFQTRDWNDDAYDVAMYFVREVKQGTPASVTAGLSRYYAITIERLMFLFRDVGFTDVQRLDGILHQPIVLGRRSAA from the coding sequence ATGTATGACGACATTGCGAGTCTTTATCATCTTGTATACCCCGACTGGAATGAAGCTATCAAACAGCAGGGTTCTGCACTAAACGGTGTCGTTAGCAATTTCTTAGGTTCAGTACCACTATCGATTCTGGATGTTTCCTGCGGTATTGGAACGCAAGCCCTAGGACTCGCAGCTTTAGGACATAACGTTACAGCATCTGATTTATCAGCAGCAGCGGTTGCACGGGCGCACAAAGAAGCGCTGTCACGCGGACTCGAAATGACATTCAAAGTAGCAGATATGCGTCAGTGTGCCCAAATGCATGGTTCTGGATTTGATGTCGTATTAAGCGCCGATAACTCTTTACCACATCTTCCTGGAGATGAGATTCGCGTTGCACTTCAGGGTTTCTACCAGTGTTTGCGGCACGATGGAGTCGCTATTGTGAGCTTGCGCGAGTATCTTGAAGATGAGGACCGATCGTCTCCGCAAATGTGGTCGTATGGGTTTCGTTATGACGGCAGCGATCGCTACTTTGTATTTCAAACTCGTGATTGGAATGACGATGCTTACGACGTTGCAATGTATTTTGTGCGTGAAGTAAAGCAAGGTACTCCTGCTAGTGTTACTGCTGGCTTATCTCGTTATTATGCGATTACTATAGAGCGGCTAATGTTTCTATTTAGAGACGTAGGCTTTACCGATGTCCAACGTTTAGACGGAATACTGCATCAACCAATCGTCTTGGGTCGCCGTAGTGCCGCATAA